The genomic segment CGCCCTCTACAACCTGCACCAGGACGACAACAACCGCCTCAACCCGGACGGCACCGGCTGGGTGGTGCGCGGGTTCTTCAACCTCACCGACGACAAGAACAGCTACTTCGTGCTGCGCGAGAACCGCACCGACCCGAGCATCGAGTACCGCGTGGCGCTTCCCGCCGGCGCGCAGCTCATCGTCGACACGCAGCGCCTGTGGCACGCCGTCCACCACGACGGCGACGCGCCGCGCTACTGCCTGATCACGTCGTGGGAGTCCGGCCCCGAACTGGACGCCTACATCGCGAAGTACCACGGCAAGCCGACGACCGACCAGTTCGACGTGCCGCAGGACGTCCTCGACGCCGGTCAGGCCGAGCAGGCCCGCCGCGACGCCGCCCGCGCCGCGTACTACGCCGCCAAGGGCAAGGCAGAGGTCCAGGCGATGAGCGAGGCCTGAGCCTCCGCCCGGACCGAGGGGGTGGGGGAATCACACACTTGTGATTCGCCCACCCCCTCGGCGATAATGGCGGGAACAACCGAACAGCACGCCGTGGCACCGTCTCAGGTCGTAGGGGAAGACGCACCTGACGAACGGAGAGATCATGGCGACACACAAAGCGCGTGGGGTGATCTTCATTCACTCTGCGCCACGGGCGTTGTGTCCTCACCTGGAATGGGCGGTCGGGCGGGCCCTCGGGCGTGCCGTCAGCTTCGACTGGGCGGACCAGCCCGTGCTGGCGGGAAGTCGCCGCGCCGAGTTCTACTGGGAGGGCGCCGCCGGGACAGGCTCGGCGCTCGCGACGGCGATCCGCGGGTGGGAGCATCTGCGGTTCGAGGTCACCGAGGATCCCACGCCGCGCAGCGACGGCGGCCGGTGGCTGCACACGCCAGGTCTCGGCATCCACTACGCCCAGACCGACTCCGCGGGCAACGTGGTGATCGGCGAGGACCGCATCCGCTACGCGATGGAGATCGCCGGCGGCGATGCGGCCGAACTCCACCGGGAGCTGCAGATCGCGCTCGGCGCGGCGTGGGACGAGGAGCTCGAGCCGTTCCGCCACGCGAGCGACGACGCACCGGTCGTCTGGCTGCACAAGGTCGGCTGACGGCGGTCGGGCCCGTGCCCGGCATCTCCGAGCGGGTGACACAACTTCACAGACGAGGGCGGTGCGAGGCGCCACTACCGAGGCTCGGAGGCCCCTGATCCCGGGCAGCGGGACCGCGAACCACCGCCTGACACCACAGACGCCCCCGCGTCGACACCTGAGGTGCGGCACGGGGGCGTCTTGGTGCGGGCCGGATGCCTCAGACCGATGCGAACGCCGCGACGGCGTTGTGCCCGCCGAAGCCGAACGAGTTGCTGATCGCGAGCTGCGGGCCGTCGCCGAGCGGGATCGGCGAGCCCGAGATGCGGAAGGGGACCTCGGGGTCCTGCGCGGTGAGGTTGATCGTCGGGGGAGCGACCCGGTCGCGCAGCGCGAGGACCGTGAACATCGCTTCCAGCGCACCGGTGCCGCCCAGGAGGTGGCCGGTGGAGGCCTTGGTGGCCGAGACCGGGATCTCGTCGATCCGCGCGCCGAACACCGACCGCAGGGCGGTGTACTCGTTCGGGTCGCCGACCGGGGTGGACGTCGCGTGCGCGTTGACGTGGGTGACATCGTCGGCCGAGGCATCCGCCATCTCCAGCGCCAGGCGAACGGCACGGGAGGCGCCGAGGCCCTCGGGATCGTTGGCGGTGATGTGGTACGAGTCCGCCGTCACGCCGCCGCCGACGACGGCCGCGTAGATCTGGGCGCCGCGGGCCCGGGCGTGCTCCTCGGTCTCGAGGATGAGCGCGGCCGCACCCTCGCCCATGACGAAGCCGTCGCGGTCGATGCTGCAGGGCCGCGACGCCGTCGCGGGGTCGTCGTTGCGGCGCGACAGGGCCTGCATCGACGAGAACGCCGCGATCGTGACGGGATGGATCACGGATTCGGTTCCGCCGGCGATCACGACGTCCGCGTGTCCCGCGCGGATGTGCTCGATCGCGTTGACGATCGACTCCGTGCTCGACGCGCAGGCGCTGGCCACCGTGCGGGCGTAGGCGCGGGCGTTGAAGTGCAGCGACAGGTTGCCCGCAGCCGCGTTGGGCATGAGCATCGGGACGGTCATCGGCAGGACGCGCCGCGGGCCCTTCTCGCGGAGCGTGTCCCAGCCGTCGAGGAGGGTGTGCAGACCGCCGATGCCGGTGGCGAAATCGACGCCGAGGCGATCGGGGTCGACGTCGGGGCTGCCCGCGTCGGCCCACGCCTCCATCGCCGCGACGAGGGCGAATTGCGACGACGGGTCGAGGCGCTTGGCGACCGGGCGATCCAGCACGGTGTCCGGCCGCACCTTGGCCTCGGCGGCGAAGGTCACCGGCAGCTGGTACTGCTCGACCCAGTCGTACTCGAGGGTGCGTGCGCCGGAGACGCCGTCGAGAAGTGCCGACCAGCTCTCGGGGGCCGTGCCGCCCAGGGGCGACGACGCGCCGATGCCCGTGACGACGATGCGGGGGTTGCTCATGGGAGTCCTCGTGGGTGCGCCGGTGGGGGCCGAAGCCCCCACCGGAAGGGTTTACGCCTGGTTCGACGTGATGTAGCTGACCGCGTCGCCGACGGTCTTGAGGTTCTTGACCTCGTCGTCGGGGATGGTGACGCCGAACTTCTCCTCCGCGTTGACGACGATTGTCATCATCGAGATCGAATCGATGTCGAGGTCGTCGGTGAACGACTTCTCGAGGGCGACCTCGTCGGCCGAGATGCCCGTCTCGTCGGTGATGAGCTCGGCGAGTCCGGCGAGGACCTCGTCACTGGTGAATGCCATGGTTTCTCCTGTTTTCTTGGGGTTGCGAGACCCGACCGGGCCGGGTCTCAGTCTAGAGTCGGGGATTCCGGGCTCACGGAAGCACGACGACCTGCGCGCCGTACACGAGACCGGCACCGAACCCGATCTGCAGCGCGAGACCGCCGCTGAGCTCGGGGTGCTCCTCGAGCAGACGGTGCGTCGCGAGCGGGATGGATGCCGCTGAGGTGTTCCCGGTCGTCTCGATGTCTCGGCCGACCACCACCGAGTCGGGAAGGCCGAGCTGCTTGGCGAACTCGTCGATGATGCGCATGTTCGCCTGGTGGGGGACGAAGGCGGCGAGATCGGATGCCTCCACCCCGGCGGCCTCGAGAGCCTGACGGGCCACCTTCACCATCTCCCACACCGCCCACCGGAACACCGTCGGCCCCTCCTGCCGCAGCGTCGGCCAGGGGGCCGTGCCGTCGCGGAACTCGACGAGGGTGTGGTTCATCCCCACGGCGTCGGCCTTGGAGCCGTCCGAGCCCCACACTGTCGGGCCGATCCCCGGCGTCTCGCTGGGGCCGATCACCACGGCTCCCGCCCCGTCGCCCAACAGGAACGAGATGCTCCGGTCGGTGGGGTCCACGACGTCGCTGAGCTTCTCCGCGCCGATGACCAGGGCGTGGTGAGCGGCACCCGCGCGGATGAGGGCGTCCGCCTGGGCGACGCCGTAGGCGAAGCCCGCGCAGGCGGCGTTGACGTCGTAGGCCGCGGCCGGGTTGGCCCCGACGCGGTCGGCGACGATCGCCGAGACCGACGGGGTCTGCTTCGGGTTCGAGACCGTGGCGACGATGACGGCGTCGATGTCGGAGGCGGCGACGCCCGACCGCGTGATCGCCTCGCGTGCGGCATCCGTCGCCAGGTCGATAGCGTCCGTCTCGGGCACCGCCCGTGTGCGCGTCACGATCCCGGTCCGCTGGCGGATCCACTCGTCACTGGAGTCGATGGGACCGACCAGGTCGTCGTTCGGGACCGCGATCTCGCCGCGGGCGGCACCGTAGGCGTAGATGCGCGTGTGCGCGGCGCCGGTGGGCTGGATGATGCTGGACATGTCGCGTGCTCCGGTCAGGCGGCGGCGGCCACCAGTGCGGCGGCGGCCTCGAGGTCGGCGGGTGTCTTGACGGCCACGGTCGGCACCCCGCGCAGCGCGCGCTTCGCGAGCCCGACGAGCGTGCCCGCGGGGGAGAGCTCGATGATCCCCGACACGCCGCTGTCGGCGAAGGAAGCCATGCAGAGGTCCCAGCGCACCGGGGAAGCGACCTGCTCCACGAGGAGCTCGACGAAAGCCGAGCCCGTCGAGACGACGGAGCCGTCGCGGTTGGTCCACAGCGTGATCCCGGGATCGGACACGTCGTGGTCCGAGGCGGCCCGGCGGAGCGTCTGCACGGCCGGTGCCATGTAGTCGGTGTGGAAGGCGCCGGCGACCTGCAGCGGGATGACCCGCGTGCCGGCGACCGGGTCGGCGGCGAGAGCCTGCAGGGCATCGAGCGCACCGGCGACGACGAGCTGGCCGCCGCCGTTGTAGTTCGCGGGCGACAGTCCCAGCTCGTCGAGGCGGGCGAGCACGGATGCCTCATCGCCGCCGATGACGGCGCTCATGCCCGTCTCGGCGGCCGCAGCCGCCTGCGCCATCGCCCGCCCGCGGATGCCGACGAGGGTCAGCGCGGACTCCTCGGTCAGGACTCCTGCGGCCGCCGCCGCGGCGAACTCGCCGACCGAATGGCCGGCGACCCCGAGGATGCGGTCCCGGTCGGGGAGGGCGTTCCACGAGAGCAGGCTCGCCGCGACGATGAGCGGCTGCGCCACCTGCGTGTCGCGGATGCGTTCGGCGTCCCACTCGGTGCCGGCGGCGACGAGGTCGACCCCCGACCACTCCGAGTACTGCGCGAGGCGGTCCGCCGCGCCGTCCGATTCGAGCCAGGGGGTCAGGAAGCCGGGGGACTGGGAGCCCTGTCCGGGGAAGACCGCGATTGTCACCGTTCCATCCTTCCAAGGATCATCGACGGGGTTCTGGCGAGACCGTCAAAGAATGCTCGCATGCTTTGTGCGTGGTGCACACCCGGACGGTCTGCGGCGTCAGGCGGGACTCCGCCGGGGGGAGGGCGAGCGCCGGCGCGCGGCATCCGTTCCGATGGATCCCAGGATCAGCGCCGTCTGAAGGATGAGCGCCTCCCGCGGGCCCGTCGCATCCCAGCCGATGACCTCCGACACGCGCTTCAGGCGGTAGCGCACGGTGTTCGGGTGCACGAACAGCTCCCGCGCGGTCGCCTCGAGGGAGCGGCCGTTGTCGAGGTACGCCCACAGCGTCGACAGCAGGTCGGCGCTGTGTCCCTGCAGCGGGCGGTAGATGCGTTCCACCAGCGTGAGCTTGGCGAGCGGGTCACCCGCGAGAGCGCGCTCGGGCAGGAGGTCGTCGGCCTCCACCGGACGCGGGGCATGGCGCCACGCCCGCGCCACGGCGAAGCCCGCCAGCGCGGCGCGCGCACTCTGGCTGGCGTCGACGAGCGCGGGGACCGTGGGACCGAGCACGAGGTAGCCGGTGCCGAAACCCGGCTCCAGACGCCGCGCGATCTCGGCGAAGGGAAGGTCGGCGATCGCTTCATCGGCGCGCGAGCCGGGGTCGGCGCGGCCCACGACCAGCACGAGGCGCGAGCCCTGCACGCCGATCAGGACGTCGACGCCCAGCTTGCGGGCGGTGCGACGCAGCTGGTCGACATCGAACTGCGGCGGGGTCGTGCCCACGAGCACCGCCACCTCACCGTGGCCGTGCCACCCGAGCGCGGCGATGCGGCTCGGGAGCTCCTCATCGGCCTCCCCGGTGAGGATCGAGTCCACGACGAGCGCCTCGAGCCGGGCGTCCCACAGACCCCGCGCCTCTGCGGCGCGCGCGTAGACGTCAGCCGCCGCGAACGCGACCTCCCGCGAGTACAGCAGGATCGCCTCACGCAGGTGCTCACCCTTGCCGGCGACCCGCTCCTCCGTCACCTCCACGGTGACGCGGATGAGCTGCAGCGTCTGCTGGAGGCTGACGCTGCGCAGCAGCTCGCGCGGCGCGACGGCGAAGATGTCGGAGGCGATCCACGGCGTGGAGGCCGGATCCTCGTACCACGAGATGAACGAGGTGATGCCCGCCTGCGCCACCAGCCCGACGGCGGAGCGTCGGGCCGGCGGCATCTCGGCGTACCAGGGCAGCGTCTCCTCGAGTCGCTTGATGGTGACGGTGGCCAGATCACCCGAGATGCGTCGCAGCCAGGCGAGCGTCTCGGGCTTGTCCATCAGCTCGGCGGACGTGCCCATTCGCGGATCAGCTCTCGCCGCCCGCGTTCCCGCTCGTCCCGGCCGTCACGTCGTGCAGGCGGTACTTCTGGATCGCCTGCGCGGCAAGGCCTCGGTCGACGGCGCCTTCGGCGGCGAGGGCCTGCAGCGTGCGGACCGCGACCGAGGGACCGTCGATCTTGAAGAACCGGCGTGCTGCGGCGCGGGTGTCGGAGAACCCGAAGCCGTCCGCACCCAGCGTGGCGAAGTTGTGCCGGACCCACGGGCGGATCTGGTCCTGCACCGCGTGCATGTAGTCGCTGACCGCGACGACCGGGCCGGGCGCCCCGGCGAGCTTCTGCGTGATGTACGCCTCGCGCGGCTCCTGGTCGGGGTGCAGGAAGTTGTGCTCGTCGGCCGCGAGACCGTCGCGGCGCAGCTCGCTCCACGACGTGACGGACCAGACGTCCGCCTGCACGCCCCAGTCGTCGCGCAGCAGCTGCTGCGCCTCGAGCGCCCACGGCACACCGACGCCCGACGCCAGGATCTGCGCGCGCGGTCCCTCGCCCTCGGGCGAGGAGATGCGGTGTATGCCGCGCACGATGCCGTCGACATCGACCCCCTCGGGCTCCGCCGGCTGCACGAGCGGCTCGTTGTACACGGTGAGGTAGTACATGACGTTCGGGTCGGGGTGGTCGCCGCCGTACATGCGCTCCAGGCCCGAGCGCACGATGTGGGCGATCTCGTAGCCGTAGGCCGGGTCGTACGAGATCGTGGCGGGGTTCGTCGAAGCCAGCAGCGGCGAGTGGCCGTCCGCGTGCTGAAGTCCCTCTCCGGTCAGGGTCGTGCGGCCGGCGGTCGCGCCGATGATGAAGCCGCGCGCCATCTGGTCGCCCGCCGCCCACTGGGCGTCGCCGGTGCGCTGGAAGCCGAACATCGAGTAGAAGACGTAGACCGGGATCAGCGGTTCGCCGTGCGTCGAGTACGAGGTTCCGGTGGCCGTGAACGCGGCGACGGCGCCCGCCTCGTTGATGCCGACGTGCATGATCTGGCCTTGCGGGCTCTCCTTGTACGCCAGGAGGAGCTCGCGGTCGACAGAGGTGTAGTTCTGCCCGTGCGGGTTGTAGATCTTCGCGGTCGGGAAGTACGCGTCCATGCCGAACGTGCGGGCCTCGTCGGGGATGATCGGCACGATGCGGTGGCCGAAGTCCTTCGAGCGGAGCAGATCCTTCAGCAGGCGCACGAACGCCATCGTGGTGGCGATCTCCTGCGTGCCCGAGCCCTTCTTCGGCAGCGCGTAGGCCTCGTCGCCCGGGAGCTGAAGACCGACGTGGTGCGAGCGGCGCTCCGGCAGGAAGCCCCCGAGCGCACGCCGGCGCTCGAGCATGTACTGGATCGTCTCGTCCTGCCCGCCCGGGTTGAAGTACGGAGGGAGGTACGGGTTCTCGTCGAGCTGCGCGTCCGTGATCGGGATGCGCATCGAGTCGCGGAAGTACTTCAGGTCCTGCAGGGTCATCTTCTTCATCTGGTGCGTCGCGTTGCGACCCTCGAAGTGGTGACCCAGCCCGTATCCCTTGATCGTCTTGGCGAGGATCACCGTCGGCTGGCCCTTGTGCTCGGTCGCTGCCTTGTACGCCGCGTACACCTTGCGGTAGTCCAGGCCGCCGCGGCGGAGCTTGCCCCAGATGTCGTCGTCGGACCAGTCCTTCACCAGCGCCGCCGTGCGCTCGTCGCGCCCGAAGAAGTGCTCGCGGATGAAGGCGCCGTCCTCGGCGCGGTACGTCTGGAAGTCGCCGTCGGGCGTCGTGTTCATCAGGTGCACCAGCGCGCCGTCGACGTCCTTCGACAGCAGCTCGTCCCAGCCCGAGCCCCACACCACCTTGATGACGTTCCAGCCGGCGCCGCGGAAGAAGCTCTCGAGCTCCTGGATGATCTTGCCGTTGCCGCGGACCGGGCCGTCCAGGCGCTGCAGGTTGCAGTTCACCACGAACGTCAGGTTGTCCAGACCCTCGTTGGCCGCGACCTGCAGCTGGCCGCGGCTCTCGACCTCGTCCATCTCGCCGTCGCCCAGGAAGGCCCACACGCGCGAATCGGAGAGGTCCTTGATGCCCCGGTTCGTCAGGTACTTGTTCGTCATCGCCTGGTAGATGGCGTTGATGGGACCGAGGCCCATGGAGACGGTGGGGAACTGCCAGTACTCCGGCATGAGGCGCGGGTGCGGGTAGGACGGGATCCCGTCGGGGAACTTCGACTTCTCCTGGCGGAAGCCGTCGAGCTGGGCTTCGCTGAGGCGTCCCTCGAGGAACGACCGCGCGTAGATGCCGGGCGAGGCGTGCCCCTGGATGAACACCTGGTCGCCGCCGGCAGGGTCATCGAGGCCGCGGAAGAAGTGGTTGAAGCCGACCTCGTAGAGCGAGGCGGAGGATGCGTACGTGGAGATGTGGCCGCCGACGCCGATGCCCGGGCGCTGCGCGCGGTGCACAGTGATCGCGGCATTCCAGCGGATCCACCGGCGATACCGGCGCTCCAGCTCCTCGTCGCCGGGGAACTCGGGCTCGTTGTCGGGGGCGATGGTGTTGATGTAGTCCGTCGTCGGCACCTGCGGCACGTTGAGCTGAAGCTCGTGGGAGGTCTGCAGCAGGCTCAGCATGATCTCCCGGCCACGGCCGTGGCCCTTCGCCTGCACGAGCTGCTGGAGGGACTCCTGCCACTCGGAGGTCTCGTCGGGATCGCTGTCGAGGGGTTCCTGCGAGTACGGATCCTGATCGTTGACAGTCACAGAAGACCTTTCGTCGTCTGGCAGATCGTGCCAGGGAATCGCAACCGGAGCGGCGCCGGCTTTGTCTGCCGTGCACAACGCACCAGCTGCCAGCCTAGCGAGTCCGGGACGTTCGGGTCGCACCTCGTAGACTGGCCGCGAGGGCCTTTAGCTCAGCTGGTAGAGCGCCACGCTTACACCGTGGATGTCGTCGGTTCGATCCCGGCAGGGCCCACTTCCGTGCCGCACGGCGCCCGCCGCCGCACCCTCGCCGTCGTCCGCGGATCAGGTCGCGGCCCGCGGGGTAGGTTGGTGGCGTGAAAGCCACCGCCGCAGACCAGCGCCGCCTCGTCGAGGTGGCCCAGCTCGACGCCCGCATCCGCCAGGCGGAGCACGCCCGCCGCAACCCGCCGCAGGCCGCGCGGGTCCAGGAGCTGCTCGGCCGCCGGCAGGAGCTCTCGGCGGAGCTCACGCAGCGCCTGGGCGCCCGGGATGATCTGCGCACCGAGCTCGCGCGCATCGAGTCCGACGTCGCGGTCGTCGACGCGCGGGCTGCCCGCGACTCCCAGCGACTGGCCTCTTCGAGCAATGCGAAGGAGGCGCAGGGGCTGGAGAGCGAGCTGGCTGCGCTGGCGCGTCGCAAGAGCGACCTGGAGGACGCTGAGCTGTCGGTCATGGAGCGGCTCGAGCTGGCCGATGCCGCCGTCGCCGAGCAGGAGGCGCTCATCGCCGCCACCAACGCCGAAGGTGCAGAGCTCAGCGCCGAGGGGAAGCGCGCCGTCGCTGAGGCGGGCGCCGCCTTCGACGCCGCCACGCGCGACCGGGCGGCGATCGCGGAGCTGCTCCCCGGCGAGCTGATGACGTTCTACGAGCGGGTGGCCGCGCGCAGCTCGGGCGCCGCGCTCCTTCGGCGGCGGACGTGCGAGGGATGCCACATGGTGCTCGCGGGCACCGATCTGCAGGCGCTGCGCCAGGCGCCCGAGGACGAGGTGGTGACGTGCCCCGAGTGCGGCTGCATCTTGGTGCGCGACGACGAATCCGGGCTGTGACCCGGTTGCAGCTGTCCCGGCATGGCGGCCGCTGACGACGCCGCCTGGATCGTCCTCGGACGCACCGGAGACGGCTGCGTCGCGATCCACCTCGACGCGGCCGGTGAGGTGTCCGGCCGGGAGCACGTCTCCGACGTCGACCTGAGCGCGTGGGTCGCGGCGCGGGAGTCCGCGCACTCACCGCGCTGGGTCTGGAACGACACCCCTCAGTGGTATCCCGGACTCCTCGCCGACGGCGTGCGCGTTGCGCGGTGTCACGACCTGCGGCTGTGCCACGCCATCCTGCGCGCATCGGAGCTGGTGACGGCCTCCGCACCGGTCCGCCGGGCACATGCGTGGGCCACCGCACCGCATGCCGACGCCGACGACGGCCCGCCCGCGCTGTTCGAGCTCGACAGCTCCGACCGTCC from the Microbacterium atlanticum genome contains:
- a CDS encoding beta-ketoacyl-[acyl-carrier-protein] synthase family protein; amino-acid sequence: MSNPRIVVTGIGASSPLGGTAPESWSALLDGVSGARTLEYDWVEQYQLPVTFAAEAKVRPDTVLDRPVAKRLDPSSQFALVAAMEAWADAGSPDVDPDRLGVDFATGIGGLHTLLDGWDTLREKGPRRVLPMTVPMLMPNAAAGNLSLHFNARAYARTVASACASSTESIVNAIEHIRAGHADVVIAGGTESVIHPVTIAAFSSMQALSRRNDDPATASRPCSIDRDGFVMGEGAAALILETEEHARARGAQIYAAVVGGGVTADSYHITANDPEGLGASRAVRLALEMADASADDVTHVNAHATSTPVGDPNEYTALRSVFGARIDEIPVSATKASTGHLLGGTGALEAMFTVLALRDRVAPPTINLTAQDPEVPFRISGSPIPLGDGPQLAISNSFGFGGHNAVAAFASV
- a CDS encoding DUF3145 domain-containing protein, which produces MATHKARGVIFIHSAPRALCPHLEWAVGRALGRAVSFDWADQPVLAGSRRAEFYWEGAAGTGSALATAIRGWEHLRFEVTEDPTPRSDGGRWLHTPGLGIHYAQTDSAGNVVIGEDRIRYAMEIAGGDAAELHRELQIALGAAWDEELEPFRHASDDAPVVWLHKVG
- a CDS encoding zinc ribbon domain-containing protein; its protein translation is MKATAADQRRLVEVAQLDARIRQAEHARRNPPQAARVQELLGRRQELSAELTQRLGARDDLRTELARIESDVAVVDARAARDSQRLASSSNAKEAQGLESELAALARRKSDLEDAELSVMERLELADAAVAEQEALIAATNAEGAELSAEGKRAVAEAGAAFDAATRDRAAIAELLPGELMTFYERVAARSSGAALLRRRTCEGCHMVLAGTDLQALRQAPEDEVVTCPECGCILVRDDESGL
- the aceE gene encoding pyruvate dehydrogenase (acetyl-transferring), homodimeric type produces the protein MTVNDQDPYSQEPLDSDPDETSEWQESLQQLVQAKGHGRGREIMLSLLQTSHELQLNVPQVPTTDYINTIAPDNEPEFPGDEELERRYRRWIRWNAAITVHRAQRPGIGVGGHISTYASSASLYEVGFNHFFRGLDDPAGGDQVFIQGHASPGIYARSFLEGRLSEAQLDGFRQEKSKFPDGIPSYPHPRLMPEYWQFPTVSMGLGPINAIYQAMTNKYLTNRGIKDLSDSRVWAFLGDGEMDEVESRGQLQVAANEGLDNLTFVVNCNLQRLDGPVRGNGKIIQELESFFRGAGWNVIKVVWGSGWDELLSKDVDGALVHLMNTTPDGDFQTYRAEDGAFIREHFFGRDERTAALVKDWSDDDIWGKLRRGGLDYRKVYAAYKAATEHKGQPTVILAKTIKGYGLGHHFEGRNATHQMKKMTLQDLKYFRDSMRIPITDAQLDENPYLPPYFNPGGQDETIQYMLERRRALGGFLPERRSHHVGLQLPGDEAYALPKKGSGTQEIATTMAFVRLLKDLLRSKDFGHRIVPIIPDEARTFGMDAYFPTAKIYNPHGQNYTSVDRELLLAYKESPQGQIMHVGINEAGAVAAFTATGTSYSTHGEPLIPVYVFYSMFGFQRTGDAQWAAGDQMARGFIIGATAGRTTLTGEGLQHADGHSPLLASTNPATISYDPAYGYEIAHIVRSGLERMYGGDHPDPNVMYYLTVYNEPLVQPAEPEGVDVDGIVRGIHRISSPEGEGPRAQILASGVGVPWALEAQQLLRDDWGVQADVWSVTSWSELRRDGLAADEHNFLHPDQEPREAYITQKLAGAPGPVVAVSDYMHAVQDQIRPWVRHNFATLGADGFGFSDTRAAARRFFKIDGPSVAVRTLQALAAEGAVDRGLAAQAIQKYRLHDVTAGTSGNAGGES
- a CDS encoding acyl carrier protein; this translates as MAFTSDEVLAGLAELITDETGISADEVALEKSFTDDLDIDSISMMTIVVNAEEKFGVTIPDDEVKNLKTVGDAVSYITSNQA
- a CDS encoding ACP S-malonyltransferase, with product MTIAVFPGQGSQSPGFLTPWLESDGAADRLAQYSEWSGVDLVAAGTEWDAERIRDTQVAQPLIVAASLLSWNALPDRDRILGVAGHSVGEFAAAAAAGVLTEESALTLVGIRGRAMAQAAAAAETGMSAVIGGDEASVLARLDELGLSPANYNGGGQLVVAGALDALQALAADPVAGTRVIPLQVAGAFHTDYMAPAVQTLRRAASDHDVSDPGITLWTNRDGSVVSTGSAFVELLVEQVASPVRWDLCMASFADSGVSGIIELSPAGTLVGLAKRALRGVPTVAVKTPADLEAAAALVAAAA
- a CDS encoding beta-ketoacyl-ACP synthase III encodes the protein MSSIIQPTGAAHTRIYAYGAARGEIAVPNDDLVGPIDSSDEWIRQRTGIVTRTRAVPETDAIDLATDAAREAITRSGVAASDIDAVIVATVSNPKQTPSVSAIVADRVGANPAAAYDVNAACAGFAYGVAQADALIRAGAAHHALVIGAEKLSDVVDPTDRSISFLLGDGAGAVVIGPSETPGIGPTVWGSDGSKADAVGMNHTLVEFRDGTAPWPTLRQEGPTVFRWAVWEMVKVARQALEAAGVEASDLAAFVPHQANMRIIDEFAKQLGLPDSVVVGRDIETTGNTSAASIPLATHRLLEEHPELSGGLALQIGFGAGLVYGAQVVVLP
- a CDS encoding PucR family transcriptional regulator; translation: MGTSAELMDKPETLAWLRRISGDLATVTIKRLEETLPWYAEMPPARRSAVGLVAQAGITSFISWYEDPASTPWIASDIFAVAPRELLRSVSLQQTLQLIRVTVEVTEERVAGKGEHLREAILLYSREVAFAAADVYARAAEARGLWDARLEALVVDSILTGEADEELPSRIAALGWHGHGEVAVLVGTTPPQFDVDQLRRTARKLGVDVLIGVQGSRLVLVVGRADPGSRADEAIADLPFAEIARRLEPGFGTGYLVLGPTVPALVDASQSARAALAGFAVARAWRHAPRPVEADDLLPERALAGDPLAKLTLVERIYRPLQGHSADLLSTLWAYLDNGRSLEATARELFVHPNTVRYRLKRVSEVIGWDATGPREALILQTALILGSIGTDAARRRSPSPRRSPA